TCATGTTATCATTCCCATATTCTGGAATAACCGTTATCGTAAATGATAAATTTCCCTGTAAATAAGTTACGGAAATTGGTTATATTTTCTTCTTCTTCCAGCTGAGTGTACACAATACCCTTTTTAATATTCACATTCCATTCATAGATATAACCATGGGGAATAGTTTTATTATCCAAAAATAACTGCTGACTGATATTATTAAATTGGATACCCCCTAACATCAACCTTTGATGCCCAATACCATCAGTATATATTTTCTGGTCTATTTTAGAATTGTTTAACCATTGGGCTCCAGTTATCTCCTGATCGTATATAAAGTATTCACCACGAAGTTTCCCATTGCTATCGTAGTGGGGAGAATATGGTGTTCCATAGAAATAGTACTGCAGATACGTACTACATGAAAAGAGGGATACTAAGAGCACAAATAATAATACATAACTTAAATTAACCTTTCTAAGTAAATTGGCAACTTCATCCATGCCTATGATAAAGGCCGGGGCCAAAAATATTAAACTTTGCAGGAATATGCGGGGAGCACCAAATAGCTTGGATACCATAGGCACAATGATGAACATAATCAGTAACAGTATGAACAGATATATTCCTAAGATAAAGCCAAAATCCATTTTCTCACGGTAATATTTGAATTTTATAGTAATTCCCAGTAACCCAATGAAAATAGCTAAAAATATTAGATCATTGGCAATTATACTCATCAGGTTAGGGATTGATTTCACACCAATGCCAAAGATAGCCAGTACAGAGGCATCCCGGGAGTCAGCAGTAATTCCCGAGGCAGTGCTGCTGCTGATCTGTTCCACGGATCCCGAACCTGCATCCACTTGTATTCCTGCAAAAACACCGTACCATACCAGCATAAATGCAAAAATCAGCACCATAATATCAAAATTTTTGAAATTGATACTTTTGTTTTTAATATTTTTTAAATAGGACATCAGACTCTTCAAGAAAGGTAATAATATTATGGGTAGTAACAGAGCCAATGCCACGTATGCAGTGGAATAGTGGGAGATTATCACGGTCCATATTGAAAGGATCAGCAATATCTTCCTGCATTTATCGGACATTTCCTCATCAAACAGGATGAAAACAGCCAAAAAGAAGAACAGAAGTGCCACTAACTGGCGTGTACATCCCAGGGAAAGTATGAAGAAATTTTGGAATACTATAAGTAACGCTGCTAAAAATGCCTTATCATTTTTAAAATATTTATTGAAGGTAAGGTAGGCTACTAAAGGAACTAATGAACCAATAAATGCATAAATTATCTTGAATATATATTCTCCATTTATATTGCTTAAAACAGCGTATATTGTGGGGAGAATTGTGATGCTGGTACAGAGGTAGTAGGCGTTGCTGGCATTGTTTACCACGTCCCAGAATGCCTGTGAAAAGGTGATGTTAAATACGGTATATTCATGATGGACATCAATTCCAAAAATATGATTTGATGTTAATCCATTGAGTAAAAGCAATGACAGACTTATTAACCATATTGCTAGGGGATAAGTGGATGGATGTGTTTTATTTTTAAAAATTAGAAGAAAAACCATGTAAAATGGGATTAAAAACAACATTATCAATATTATAATGTTATATTCCATTTTATTCATTAAGAAGGTTCCAATGATAGCTAAGACTGGTAACATAATAGGAAAAATTGCCAGGGAAATTGATTTATTCTCAAAGTTCATCTCCCAGTTAAAGAATTGATGGAAGGCAAGATCTTTATTTTTCTTTAATGAAATCAACATTAAGCCTATCATAGTCAAATTTAATGAGACTA
This DNA window, taken from Methanobacterium subterraneum, encodes the following:
- a CDS encoding DUF2206 domain-containing protein yields the protein MITEMIKKVRESDVNKLIFTLFCLLIATDLSIFLNIPILREVLGVAFFSTVPGLLILSIFQLHKIKFLKKIVLSLALSIAFLMFLGLGINFIYLANIKPFSLVPLLVSLNLTMIGLMLISLKKNKDLAFHQFFNWEMNFENKSISLAIFPIMLPVLAIIGTFLMNKMEYNIIILIMLFLIPFYMVFLLIFKNKTHPSTYPLAIWLISLSLLLLNGLTSNHIFGIDVHHEYTVFNITFSQAFWDVVNNASNAYYLCTSITILPTIYAVLSNINGEYIFKIIYAFIGSLVPLVAYLTFNKYFKNDKAFLAALLIVFQNFFILSLGCTRQLVALLFFFLAVFILFDEEMSDKCRKILLILSIWTVIISHYSTAYVALALLLPIILLPFLKSLMSYLKNIKNKSINFKNFDIMVLIFAFMLVWYGVFAGIQVDAGSGSVEQISSSTASGITADSRDASVLAIFGIGVKSIPNLMSIIANDLIFLAIFIGLLGITIKFKYYREKMDFGFILGIYLFILLLIMFIIVPMVSKLFGAPRIFLQSLIFLAPAFIIGMDEVANLLRKVNLSYVLLFVLLVSLFSCSTYLQYYFYGTPYSPHYDSNGKLRGEYFIYDQEITGAQWLNNSKIDQKIYTDGIGHQRLMLGGIQFNNISQQLFLDNKTIPHGYIYEWNVNIKKGIVYTQLEEEENITNFRNLFTGKFIIYDNGYSRIWE